The following DNA comes from Flavisolibacter ginsenosidimutans.
ACCGATGAATACGACGAAGCCTATGCAGCATTGAAAAAAGATGTAGAGAGTTTTTATGACTTTTTCGAGTAGCAGATGGAACTCCTGCTGCGGCAGGAGTTCTCTTTTAGCCTCTTGTAGCGACACAAACAAAAGAAAGGCGACCGTTAGTGTCAACCGTCACAAAACAAACACCTCAAAATCACATGAAGAATACGCATGAAATTGCCAGGCGTTTTCGGGAAGTAATTCTTAACGGCACATGGGTTGCCAACACCAATTACAAGCACCAGTTGACGGGCCTAAGCTGGGAACTGGCTACAGCCAAATCTGAATCCTTGAACACGATTGCCCTTCTTGTTCAACACATCCATTATTACATTAACGGAATAAAGAACGTTTTTACAGGCGGCAACCTCGAAATAAGAGACCAATACAGTTTTGATTTTGCGCCGGTTCGGTCACAAAGAGAATGGGAAGATTTTTTGACCGGCTTCTTCAACGATGCCGAAGAACTTACTTCCTTGATTGAACAAATGCCCGAAGAAAAATTAAACGCTGTTTTTGTTGACGAAAAGTACGGCACCTATCAGCGAAACATAGACGGTATGATTGAACACAGTTACTACCATTTAGGGCAAATCGTCTTGCTCAAAAAAATCTTAGCAAACCGCCGTTAACTGGCTTGCAACGACGGGTTGCATTTTCTTTGTTGGCCTTCTTAACTTCCCATTTTCTCCAACAATAATTATCTTTCTGATTGCAAAGAACAACCCGCAATGGAACAATCGCTTGTTACCCTTTTACTCGTTGCCGCTACGGTTTTTATTTCGTACAAAGGCTTTAAGAATCCGCGTTTGATGGAGCGTTATTGTTTTGATGTGGACAAGGTTCTTGCTCAAAAAGAATACCTCCGCGTTATCAGTTCCGGCTTCCTGCACACTGGTTGGCTGCACCTCGTCTTTAACATGATCGTGCTACTCGGTTTCGGTACGATGCTTGAACCGATGATTGGCGGAATTAAAGTTTTGCTCATTTATTTTTTGAGCATGATTGGCGGCGAACTGCTTGCCCTGCTTGTCCATAAATCCCACAGCGATTATACATCAGTGGGTGCGTCCGGCGCGGTAAATGGTATTGTGTACGCAACCATCGCCCTTTTTCCCAACATGCCCTTTGGCTTTTTCTTTTTGCCGCTCTCGCTTCCGGCTTGGGTTTTTGGTTTGGGCTATGTGCTCTTTAGCATCTACGGCATCAAAGCAAGGTGGGGCAACGCGGCGCACACCTCGCATCTTGGCGGCGCAATCGTGGGTTTGTTGATTGCCGTTGCACTTTATCCCGAAACTGCCGCAAGCAATTACTTGCCAATACTGCTGATTGCCTTACCGACAATCGCCTTTATTGTTTTTGTTCTTTACAAACCCGAAAGCCTCCTCCTTGATTCGTTTTCAAAAAAGCAAAAGCATTATTCAATTGACCAGGAATACAATTACCGCAAGGCACAAGAGCGGGCCGGTATTGACAGCATTCTTGAAAAAATTCACCGCAAGGGCCTGAAG
Coding sequences within:
- a CDS encoding DUF1572 family protein, whose amino-acid sequence is MKNTHEIARRFREVILNGTWVANTNYKHQLTGLSWELATAKSESLNTIALLVQHIHYYINGIKNVFTGGNLEIRDQYSFDFAPVRSQREWEDFLTGFFNDAEELTSLIEQMPEEKLNAVFVDEKYGTYQRNIDGMIEHSYYHLGQIVLLKKILANRR
- a CDS encoding rhomboid family intramembrane serine protease — translated: MEQSLVTLLLVAATVFISYKGFKNPRLMERYCFDVDKVLAQKEYLRVISSGFLHTGWLHLVFNMIVLLGFGTMLEPMIGGIKVLLIYFLSMIGGELLALLVHKSHSDYTSVGASGAVNGIVYATIALFPNMPFGFFFLPLSLPAWVFGLGYVLFSIYGIKARWGNAAHTSHLGGAIVGLLIAVALYPETAASNYLPILLIALPTIAFIVFVLYKPESLLLDSFSKKQKHYSIDQEYNYRKAQERAGIDSILEKIHRKGLKSLTKREKEALEEYSRANK